The following proteins are co-located in the Colius striatus isolate bColStr4 chromosome 6, bColStr4.1.hap1, whole genome shotgun sequence genome:
- the PTGER2 gene encoding prostaglandin E2 receptor EP2 subtype: protein MNGTGRGLCERGGALPAGARPLVSGLMFSAGLLGNLLALGLLLRCRRGPRARPPSLFHVLVLALVVTDLLGTCSVSPFVLASYHHNRTLTALAQGGHICLYFGFAMSFFGLATMLILFAMALDRCLALGRPYFYERFLSPRTGLVALPTIYTFSAAFCSLPLLGFGRYVQYCPGTWCFIQMRLDYLQRNGGGEASGLNVTFSLLYATLLLFLILSVLLCNLSVIANLARMHRRGQRTRRLATLEQPRAVTGCSRRMFSMAEEIDHLLLLSIMTITFVICSLPFTIRAYVNKFSKGEDNHEWDLLAMRFLSINSIVDPWVFAILRPPVLRFMRSVLCCQVTRSSQDRQTPSPTNTKLEARLDPCGQ from the exons ATGAACGGGACGGGCCGGGGGCTGTGCGAGCGCGGCGGAGCGCTGCCGGCCGGGGCCCGCCCGCTGGTCAGCGGGCTCATGTTCTCCGCCGGCCTCCTGGGCAACCtcctggccctggggctgctgctgcgctgccgccgcGGGCCCCGCGCACGgcccccctcccttttccacgtCCTGGTGCTGGCGCTGGTGGTCACCGACCTGCTGGGCACCTGCTCCGTCAGCCCCTTCGTCCTGGCCTCCTACCACCACAACCGCACCCTCACGGCCCTGGCTCAAGGAGGGCACATCTGCCTCTACTTCGGCTTCGCCATGAGCTTCTTCGGCCTCGCCACCATGCTCATCCTCTTCGCCATGGCGCTGGACCGCTGCCTGGCCCTGGGGCGGCCGTACTTCTACGAGCGCTTCCTCAGCCCCCGCACCGGTCTGGTCGCCCTTCCCACCATCTACACCTTCTCGGCAGCCTTCTGCTCCCTCCCGCTGCTGGGCTTCGGCCGCTACGTCCAGTACTGCCCCGGCACCTGGTGCTTCATCCAGATGCGCCTGGACTACCTCCAGCGCAACGGCGGCGGGGAAGCGTCCGGCTTGAACGTCACCTTCTCGCTCCTCTACGCCACTttgctcctcttcctcatcctgtcagtgctgctgtgcaaCCTGAGCGTCATCGCCAACCTGGCCCGCATGCACCGGCGCGGGCAGAGGACGCGCCGCCTGGCCACGCTCGAGCAGCCCCGGGCGGTCACCGGCTGCTCCCGGCGCATGTTCTCCATGGCCGAGGAGATCGAccatctccttctcctctccatcaTGACCATCACCTTCGTCATCTGCTCCCTCCCGTTCACG ATCCGTGCCTATGTGAACAAGTTCAGCAAGGGAGAAGACAACCACGAGTGGGACCTCTTGgccatgaggtttctctctatTAATTCCATCGTTGACCCGTGGGTCTTCGCCATCCTGCGGCCGCCGGTGCTGCGGTTCATGCGCTcagtgctgtgctgccaggTGACCCGCTCCAGCCAGGACAGACAGACTCCTTccccaacaaacacaaagctGGAGGCACGGCTGGACCCCTGTGGGCAGTAG
- the LOC133625631 gene encoding prostaglandin D2 receptor-like, whose product METEGYRCRSSRYIESGQSAVPSSLLFAAGLLGNVLALLLLGQHRRRSRSSGGRPPRVSAFYVLVSVLAVTDLLGKCLVSPIVLAAYAYNRSLSELGPGGRTEGEPGILCQLFAFFMAFFGLAPTLLLLAMALECWLSLGHPYFYRRHLTRRLGATLGPAAAGLCALFCALPSLGFGEPMQYCPGTWCFIRMAGGGPRQLGFPVLYATLMGFLVLAIGACNVSSMRHLYGMARRQPPRGAPPAAAPRMEELDHLILLGLMTVLFTVCSLPLIIRAYLGAFAADFNEDADLSALRFLSVNSIVDPWVFIIFRTSVFRTSVRRLCRRLHSRKATPKGPGPGEDGQFCPLGWRRTHAPQLGFP is encoded by the exons ATGGAGACGGAGGGTTACCGGTGCCGTAGCAGCCGGTACATCGAGAGCGGGCAGTCGGCGGTGCCTAGCTCGCTGCTGTTCGCCGCCGGGCTTCTGGGCAATGTGCTGGCCTTACTGCTGCTGGGCCAGCACCGACGGCGCTCCCGCTCCTCCGGCGGCCGCCCGCCGCGGGTCTCGGCTTTCTACGTGCTGGTGAGCGTACTGGCTGTCACCGACCTGCTGGGCAAGTGCCTGGTCAGCCCCATCGTGCTGGCTGCCTACGCCTACAACCGCAGCCTCAGCGAGCTGGGACCCGGCGGTCGCACCGAGGGCGAGCCGGGTATCCTCTGCCAGCTCTTCGCCTTCTTCATGGCCTTCTTCGGGCTGGCCCCTACCTTGCTGCTGCTCGCCATGGCTCTGGAGTGTTGGCTGTCCCTCGGGCACCCTTATTTCTACCGGCGGCACCTCACCCGGCGGCTGGGCGCGACGCTGGggccggcggccgcggggctgtGCGCCTTGTTCTGCGCGCTGCCGTCGCTGGGCTTCGGCGAGCCCATGCAGTACTGCCCGGGGACGTGGTGCTTCATCCGCATGGCCGGCGGAGGGCCGCGCCAGCTCGGCTTCCCCGTCCTCTACGCCACGCTCATGGGCTTCTTGGTGTTGGCCATCGGCGCCTGCAACGTGAGCAGCATGCGGCACCTCTACGGCATGGCCCGGCGGCAGCCCCCACGGGGcgcgccccccgccgccgccccgcgcatGGAGGAGCTCGACCACCTCATCCTGCTGGGACTCATGACCGTCCTCTTCACCGTCTGCTCTCTGCCGCTCATC ATCCGGGCGTACCTGGGAGCCTTCGCCGCCGATTTCAACGAGGACGCCGACCTCAGCGCCCTGCGCTTCCTCTCGGTGAACTCCATCGTGGACCCCTGGGTCTTCATCATCTTCCGCACCTCCGTGTTCCGCACGTCCGTCCGCAGGCTCTGCCGGAGGCTGCACTCCCGGAAAGCCACCCCGAAAGGGCCCGGCCCGGGGGAGGACGGTCAGTTCTGCCCCCTGGGCTGGCGCAGGACGCACGCCCCGCAGCTCGGCTTCCCCTGA